The Corynebacterium occultum sequence TGTTCTGGGTGTAGAGGTGGACAGCGTCAATGCCACCCTCAGCCAGGCGTCGTCTGACGCGGCGGCGCATATTCCAGGAATGCACCAGCTGGCCACGCAGGGGTTGCAGATCCAGGTCCCAGCTGGCCAGCAGGGGAACCGGCGCGCGCAGCAGGCGACCGATCAAACCGGGATCCTGACCGTCGATGAATTCCACCTCGACATCATCGCGCCCCGCGAAGATCCGCCTGAAGGAGGCGTGGACGGTGCGGTGGCCACCGATATTTTCGTTGATGAAAAGGAAACGGGGTGGGCTGGGGCTGAGGCTCATGGGCCGAAACCTTTCCGGAGGGGAAGAAGCTCAAAGGAGACGGTCCCCCGGCGATCAGTGGGGTGAACCGCTGATCCAGGATTCATTCGTATGTGACCATCAACACTATTGAACACAATATAGCCTTAAAATTATATAAAAACACCACTTAAAGCACCCCTTATTGCAGCCCCAAAATTCAGGGGCACTGAATTGGTGGTATTGAGATTCAATTCGTTTTAACTGCATAAATGCTGAAATTTTGGCCAAATATCAATCCCCTCAACCCCACGAGCAGGAGCAAAGGAAATTCTTAGTTTTAGGGTGAAGAGTTAATTCCCCCCAGACCTGGGCCACGACCAATCCTGAGAAAATTCCTCCCCCAGGAGAAATGGAAGTTCAGACTCCGTTTAAAGCTGCTCCCCGGCTGGAATTCCGCAACCTGCCGGCGCCCTCCCGGATAAGGTCATAACCCCCGTTGATTCCCTGCAGCAGACCCAGGGCTCCCCGCAGATGGGCCGGGACGGCGATCAGGGTGCCCACCTCATAACCAGAGGTGGCCCACTCCCCCTTATAGGCATTACGCCCGATCATCGTGTCGAAGGTGTCGATCCCGAGTTCCTCATGATGATCACAGAGATACTCGATGATCTGGTGCCCGGGTTTGAGGGCGGAGAAATCCGGGTCATAGCGGGTGAACCAGAGTTCCGCCTTTCCCGCCGTACACAACAGCACCTGGAAACCTACCCACCGCCCGCCCACCTGAATCCCGAGGACGCAGAGATTCCCGGACGCGGCCTCCCCGTTCAGGAAATACCGGGCAAAGGCCGCATATTCCCCATCGAAGAGATTACTGCGCTCATCTGGATCAGCGGCCCGGGCCACCTGCGCCACCCGGGCCAGTTCCGACCAGCTCCCCTGGAACTCCGCCGGGGTCTGCAGCACCTGGAACCCCACTGCCCCATGTTCCTTCTCCACCCTGGCCCGGGCGCGACGCAACTGCCCCAGGGTCTTGGTGCTGCGCAACGTGGCAGCCCGGGTCCCGGCGGGAAGATCAATCACCGGGCAGTACTCATCGAGGTGGAAATTACTGTGCCAGCCGGGATCCTCCTGCACCGCGGCAAATAGTGGGGAGTCCTCACACAGGTGGGTCAGTTCGAGCAGCATGCCCCGCCGCCGCAGACCTGCCAGGAGGGTCTTCGCATCCCCCGGGGAGTGGAACAACCCCTCCCCGACCGTGCCTAGGCCGTGACCTAACCAACGGTGAACCGTCAACCCCATGCGGCGACGGCGGTGCAGCGGTAGCAGTCCCACGAGCTGACCCCCGCGATGCAGGGTGGCCACCGACATTTGTCCCTTCCCCAACTCCCGGAACCAACTCAGGGCATAGGAGGGGCGCGCCCCGAAACCCCGGGAAGTAGCAGCTGCCAGCTCTCCCCACTCCCACTCCAACCGGCAGTCCACCTGCGTGTGGATTCGCAGCACCACCGGGGGTGGGGTGGTGGCATTCCAGGGACTCTGGACTGAGTTAGAACGGCAGGAAAGAAGGCGCATCGGAATGGCCTTTCCAGGAGGGAGATCTCGAGCTGGGATGCCCAGGGCCGACCGGGATCAGGAATCAGACCGGCCGGATATCTGGGACAGAATCCAGAAGACTCAGGTGGGGTGATAAACAAATCCCATTATCACCCGGGCAGGGAAAGAGCCCACAGACCCCAAAAGTTGGGGCACCCTAAGCGGCTGACCTGCAACTTTATTATTCCGGGCTGAGGTGGAGCAGCATCCCGCACCTATTGCCCAAGGGGAGAAAGCCGCAGCTCAGCGGAGATGAGGACATGATATTCAGACATCCCACTCAGGGGCAGGCGCGCGGTGGAACAACCCTGAAACAAACCGGAACAACCCCGGAAACAAGGGTGGAACAACTAGGGCGGGCAGTAAAAAACCACGGGGAATTCCTGCTCAGAAAGGAATTTCCCGTGGGATCCGGCGTTTCCCGGAGATTCTCCCCACCACCCTGAGGTAGCTAGAGAGGGGAGATGGCGTGTTTCTTCGGCAGGTCTTCCTCCCGCTTGGTCTCCAGCTGTCGCAGCGCACGACGCAAGGCCAGGCGGGTCTCCCGGGGCTGGATCATCGCATCGATGAAGCCCCGTTCCGCCGCCACATAGGGGCTGGTCATGTTCTCATCATAGAAGTCCATGAAGACCTTCTTCAGGTACGCGCGTTGCTCCGGCGGGGCGGCGTCCAGCTGCTTGCCCTGGATCATCACCACGGCAGCGGCGGAACCCATCACGGCGATCTGGGCGGTGGGCCAGGCCAGGTTGATGTCACCGGAGAGGTTCTTCGAGCCCATCACCGCATAAGCACCGCCGTAGGCCTTACGCACGATCAGCGTCACCTTCGGCACGGTGGCCTCCACCACGGCGAAAGCCAGCTTGGCGCCACGGTGGATCAGGCCGGAACGCTCCTGCTCCACACCCGGCAGATAGCCCGGGGTGTCCACGACGAAGACGATGGGGATGTTGTAGGCATCGCAGGTGCGGATGAAACGCGCCCCCTTGTCGGCGGCGTCGGCATCGATGCAGCCCGCGAACTGCAGGGGCTGGTTGGCCACGAAGCCCACCGCCTTGCCGTCGATGCGGCCGAAGGCGGTGATCAGGTTCGGGCCATAGTTCGGCTGGATCTCCACCAGGTTCTCATCATCACCGACCCGGGCCAGCAGATCCATCATGTCGTAACCGGCATTGGTGTCATCCGGCATGAAGGTGTCCAGATCCACGTCTTCAGCCACCTCCTCATCGGTGGGGGCCGCAAAGACCGGCGCCTCATCCCAGCAGGTGGACGGGAGGTGCTCCAGCAGCTCGTGGACGTAGTCGAAGGCCTCATTCTCATCGGCCAGGACGGCGGTGATATTGCCGTTGAGTTCCTGCTGCCGGGCGCCACCGAGTTCCGCGGAGGTGACCTCCTCGCCGGTGACCTCCTTGATCACATTCGGTCCGGTCACATACATCTCGGTCTCGCCGTCCACGGCGATGACGAAGTCGGTGGTCACCGGGGCGTAGACCGCACCTCCGGCGGACTTGCCCAGCATGATGGAGATCTGGGGGGAACGGCCCGACAGGGGCATCTGGCGTCGCGCGATCTCGGAGTACATGGCCAGGGAGGTCACCGCATCCTGGATGCGGGCGCCACCGGAATCCTGGATGCCGATGACGGGGCAACCGATGCGGATGGCCATGTCCATGACCTCGGAGACCTTGCGTCCGAAGGTGACGCCCACGGAACCGCCGTAGACGGTCTTGTCATGGGCGTAGACGGCGACGGGGCGGCCGTCGATCCGGCCGTAGCCGGTGACCACACCATCGCTGTAGAGGGCCTCCGGGTCGCCCGGGGTCTTGGCCAGGGCGCCGACCTCCATGAAGGTGCCTTCGTCGAGGAGGCGGTTGATGCGCTGTCTCGGAGTGGAGCGGCCAGCCTCATCGCGGCGGGCACGTGCCCGTTCACTACCCGGGTCCTGGGCCTTCTCCAGGCGGGCGCGCAGGTCCGCGAGCTTCTCCGCGGTCGTGCTGGCTGTCACTTCTACTCCATCTCCATTCTGTGCATTCTCGTTCCCCTGTCCTGCACCGTCCCCCCCCAGGCTCAAGAGCCAGCGGGGGTCCCGGCGCGGAGGGCGGGGACCGCCTCCTAGAACTCGTTGATCCGGCGTGCCAGGTGAGCACCCACCGTACCGATGGCGGGTTCATCCACGATGGCCAGGTGATCACCGGGGAGCTGAATGATGTCCAGTTCATCGACAATAGTCGACCAACCGCCGTCCGGGTCAATCTCGGCGTAGTTCGGCTCCAGCTCAATGGCACCCGCGTGCATCCCCTCCGCGCGGAAGAGCAGCACCGGGACCTTCACCTGCGCCCAGCGGGCGAAGTCGACGGTGTCCAGGATGCGGTTGTCCACGAAGCTGGCGCGCTGGTGTTCCAGCACACCGGCCGAAATGCCGTGGGCGGCGGCATCCGTGCTGCCCAGGAACTGCTCCAGCATGGCCAGCAGGGCTTCCTCACCGGCGGTTTCCAGCAGCTCATAGGGGACGTCGAACTCCAGGCCGTAGGTCTTGGCCGCGAATGCGGAGTAACGCTCCCAACGCTTCTTGGTTTCCTCGATGGTGTCCGGGATCGGGTTCGCCGGCTGGACGGTGTCCAGCAGCGCGATCAGGGCGACCTCGACATCCGTCCCACGCAGCTGCTCGGCCACCTCATAGGCCAGGGCACCACCGAAGCTCCAGCCGCCGAGCACCACCGGCTGACCGGCGGAGTAGGTGCTGATCTCCTCGAGGTACTGGGCGGCCCTTTCCTCCAGACCGCCCTCCAGACGTTCCACACCATAGACCGGGATCTCGGCGGGCAGGCGACGCATCAGCGGCTGGTAGACCACGGAGGAGCCACCGGCCGGGTGGAAGAGGAAGACCGAGGGGGCGGTGGAACCTTCGGGGCGGGCCCGCAGCACGCGGATATTGCCCTCCACCTCCGTTTCCAAACCCTCACGGACCAGGTCAGCCAGGGGTTCCAGGGTTTCCGCGGCCAGCACCTGTTCGGTACTGATCGTCAGGCCGGCGCGCTCACTGAGGCGCTCCGCGATCTCGGTGGCGGTGGCCTCGTCGATCTTGGGCAGCGGGCTGGTCACGCCTGCGGTGGCCTTGCCGGTGATACCTGCCCAGGTGCCGAAGACGGCACGCTCGGAGGCATCACGCGGGGCCACCCCCACGCCGGCAGATTCCGCGGCCTCCACCGGGGCGACACCTTCACCGGCGGTGGGCGGCAGGGAGGCGTCCACCTCAGAAGGAACCTGCGGGGCCTCGACCGGTGCTTCGGTGGCAACCGCGGTGCGGCCCCCGACCTGGGCCTCAACCATGGTGACCACATCGGCCACCGAGGCGTCGCGAAGCGCCTGGACCTGCAGGGGCGGGATCTGGAAGTCATTTTCAATGCGGTTCTTGATGCGCATGCCCATCAGGGAGTCCAGGCCGAGGTCGATCAGGGGCAGCTCGCGCGGCAGATCATCGACGTCATAGCCCATGGACTCGGACACGATGGCCTTCATGCGGTCCTCCACCGACTCACCCGAGGCCGGATCCCAGCGCACCGCCTCAACGGTGAGGTCGCTGTATTCCTCTGCGGTGGTGGGGGTGGCAGAAGGTGCCACGGACTGCACACCCAGGTTCGGGGTGGGCCCACCCAGGTCGATGTTGGAGCCGACGGCGAAGCCCTCCGCCACCAGGGTGGTCTGCTCATCGACGACGTGATAGACGGCGATGGAGGCGCCACCCAGGTTGCGGGTGACCACGGTGGTCAGGTCACCATTGGGCGGCAGGGTGCCGTGCTCCTCGGAGGCCACCAGCTGGGAGCCGGGCAGGGCTTCCGCGGCGGCGGCCTCCAGCACGGCGAGTGCGGAGGGTGCCAGCTCGGCGGAGGCGGCGAAG is a genomic window containing:
- a CDS encoding GNAT family N-acetyltransferase; translated protein: MVLRIHTQVDCRLEWEWGELAAATSRGFGARPSYALSWFRELGKGQMSVATLHRGGQLVGLLPLHRRRRMGLTVHRWLGHGLGTVGEGLFHSPGDAKTLLAGLRRRGMLLELTHLCEDSPLFAAVQEDPGWHSNFHLDEYCPVIDLPAGTRAATLRSTKTLGQLRRARARVEKEHGAVGFQVLQTPAEFQGSWSELARVAQVARAADPDERSNLFDGEYAAFARYFLNGEAASGNLCVLGIQVGGRWVGFQVLLCTAGKAELWFTRYDPDFSALKPGHQIIEYLCDHHEELGIDTFDTMIGRNAYKGEWATSGYEVGTLIAVPAHLRGALGLLQGINGGYDLIREGAGRLRNSSRGAALNGV
- a CDS encoding acyl-CoA carboxylase subunit beta; amino-acid sequence: MTASTTAEKLADLRARLEKAQDPGSERARARRDEAGRSTPRQRINRLLDEGTFMEVGALAKTPGDPEALYSDGVVTGYGRIDGRPVAVYAHDKTVYGGSVGVTFGRKVSEVMDMAIRIGCPVIGIQDSGGARIQDAVTSLAMYSEIARRQMPLSGRSPQISIMLGKSAGGAVYAPVTTDFVIAVDGETEMYVTGPNVIKEVTGEEVTSAELGGARQQELNGNITAVLADENEAFDYVHELLEHLPSTCWDEAPVFAAPTDEEVAEDVDLDTFMPDDTNAGYDMMDLLARVGDDENLVEIQPNYGPNLITAFGRIDGKAVGFVANQPLQFAGCIDADAADKGARFIRTCDAYNIPIVFVVDTPGYLPGVEQERSGLIHRGAKLAFAVVEATVPKVTLIVRKAYGGAYAVMGSKNLSGDINLAWPTAQIAVMGSAAAVVMIQGKQLDAAPPEQRAYLKKVFMDFYDENMTSPYVAAERGFIDAMIQPRETRLALRRALRQLETKREEDLPKKHAISPL